One stretch of Nitrosococcus watsonii C-113 DNA includes these proteins:
- a CDS encoding Trm112 family protein: MDKKLLEILACPVCKSSLIYKKADQELICKACRLAYPIRDDIPVMLEEQARQLDSKEEI, encoded by the coding sequence ATGGATAAAAAATTACTCGAGATACTTGCTTGCCCCGTATGTAAAAGTTCATTGATCTATAAGAAAGCAGACCAAGAACTTATTTGTAAGGCTTGCCGCTTGGCCTACCCTATCCGGGATGACATCCCGGTCATGCTCGAAGAGCAAGCGCGGCAGCTCGATTCCAAAGAGGAAATCTAG
- the lpxK gene encoding tetraacyldisaccharide 4'-kinase has protein sequence MSDYSSLMLRYWYSNQPSRWLLTPLSGLFQLAVKIRQWAYTQGLLHTQIFPLPVLVIGNLTLGGTGKTPLVIWLAQFLRQHGYRPGLISRGYGGHAQNYPQRVYPDSDPHLVGDEAVLLARRTGCPLVVGPDRVAASHALLAHFDCNVLLSDDGLQHYALGRDIEILVVDGIRRFGNAHCLPAGPLREPLSRLRTVDLVVTNGGTPQGGEFTMHSQLQDACHIKDGTLRPLKKFRHAKPHSVAGIGNPERFFSQLRALELTVQPHPFPDHYGFQSEDLAFADRQPVLMTEKDAVKCTRFARDNYWYVPMDVSLPASFGAHVLSLLQQAAKKKLNIETTG, from the coding sequence ATGTCGGATTATAGCTCCTTAATGCTTCGCTATTGGTATAGTAATCAGCCTTCCCGCTGGTTGCTCACCCCCCTGAGTGGTCTCTTCCAACTAGCAGTCAAAATACGCCAATGGGCCTATACCCAAGGCTTGCTCCATACTCAAATATTCCCTCTGCCCGTGCTGGTCATTGGCAACCTGACCTTGGGAGGAACAGGAAAAACGCCGTTAGTTATCTGGCTAGCCCAATTTCTCAGGCAGCATGGCTATCGACCAGGACTTATCAGTCGTGGCTATGGAGGCCACGCTCAAAATTACCCTCAACGGGTCTATCCTGACAGTGATCCCCATTTAGTCGGCGATGAGGCCGTCCTCCTGGCCCGGCGCACCGGCTGCCCGCTGGTGGTAGGACCTGATCGAGTCGCAGCCTCCCACGCCCTTTTGGCTCATTTTGATTGCAATGTGCTGCTTTCAGACGATGGACTGCAACATTATGCGTTGGGCCGGGATATCGAAATCCTTGTAGTAGATGGGATACGCCGTTTTGGCAATGCTCACTGCCTGCCCGCCGGCCCCTTGCGAGAACCCTTAAGCCGTCTTCGGACCGTGGACTTAGTAGTCACTAATGGAGGAACACCCCAAGGAGGCGAATTCACCATGCATTCGCAGCTTCAAGATGCCTGCCATATCAAAGATGGTACCCTCCGCCCGCTAAAGAAATTCCGCCACGCTAAGCCCCATAGCGTCGCTGGAATCGGAAACCCAGAACGTTTCTTTAGCCAGTTGCGGGCCCTAGAGCTTACTGTCCAGCCACACCCTTTCCCCGACCACTACGGTTTCCAATCCGAAGACTTGGCTTTTGCAGATCGGCAGCCGGTGCTCATGACCGAAAAAGATGCGGTAAAATGTACCCGTTTTGCCCGCGATAACTATTGGTACGTTCCTATGGATGTTTCTCTGCCAGCATCCTTTGGGGCTCACGTACTCAGCCTCCTGCAACAGGCCGCCAAAAAAAAGCTAAACATAGAGACAACAGGATGA
- the msbA gene encoding lipid A export permease/ATP-binding protein MsbA, whose protein sequence is MTFPPALDSGLAVYRRLLGYTRPYRWIFAASIITMAVYAATETGLAALMKPLMDGSFIERDPATIQMIPLLLIGLFVIRGGANFITQYGLKWVARRVVRDLREQMFCHLLALPARYYDQKASGQLLAKLIYDVEQVSNAATDAIITIVRDSLTILGLLAWMTYLNGLLTLIILVTVPLIALIIWWVSRRFRRISRKIQNSMGDVSQVAQEAIEGHREVKIFGGQTYEAKRFDQVNEQNRQQTMKMAATDAISQPVVQLIAVLGLAGVIHLATRESMLAQISVGTFISFITAMMLLLGPVKRLTKINGILQRGIAAAQSIFGLLTETPEVDRGRQSLARARGAIRFEHLTFYYEPAKGPVLENIDLEIKPYQTIALVGHSGSGKSTLVGLLARFYETTAGHIFIDEMDIQTLRLTELRRQIALVSQQIILFNDTIAHNIAYGSYQQTSKQDIIRAAEAAHAMEFIDRLPNGLDTMIGEKGVLLSGGQRQRLAIARALLKDAPILILDEATASLDTEAERHIQAALETLMHQRTTLVIAHRLSTVENADQIIVLHQGQIIERGTHSQLLARESHYAGLYRLQFRHGHEHVPPLSANVGL, encoded by the coding sequence ATGACGTTTCCTCCTGCCCTGGACTCCGGGCTTGCGGTTTATCGCCGCCTACTTGGTTACACGCGGCCTTACCGCTGGATATTTGCTGCCTCAATCATCACAATGGCCGTTTATGCAGCCACTGAAACGGGCCTAGCGGCCCTCATGAAACCCTTAATGGACGGAAGCTTCATTGAGCGTGATCCGGCTACTATCCAGATGATTCCTCTCCTCTTAATCGGGCTCTTTGTGATCCGGGGCGGCGCCAACTTTATCACCCAATATGGCCTAAAATGGGTGGCTCGTCGCGTTGTGAGAGACCTACGAGAGCAGATGTTTTGCCACCTCCTTGCCCTCCCGGCACGTTACTATGACCAAAAAGCTTCCGGTCAGCTACTCGCCAAGCTTATTTACGATGTGGAACAGGTTTCCAATGCAGCCACGGATGCCATTATCACCATCGTCCGCGACTCCCTAACCATCCTAGGGCTACTTGCCTGGATGACCTATTTAAATGGTTTGCTTACCCTTATCATTTTAGTCACGGTGCCTCTGATTGCCCTTATCATTTGGTGGGTTAGCCGTCGCTTCCGCCGTATTAGCCGCAAGATTCAAAATTCCATGGGCGATGTCAGCCAAGTGGCCCAGGAAGCCATTGAAGGTCATCGGGAAGTCAAGATATTCGGTGGGCAAACCTATGAAGCCAAACGTTTCGACCAAGTTAATGAGCAAAACCGCCAACAAACCATGAAAATGGCGGCTACTGACGCCATCAGTCAGCCCGTCGTTCAACTTATCGCCGTGCTGGGATTAGCCGGTGTCATTCACCTAGCTACTCGCGAATCCATGCTAGCTCAAATTAGCGTGGGCACCTTTATTTCCTTTATCACCGCCATGATGCTGCTACTTGGCCCCGTTAAGCGCCTGACTAAGATCAACGGAATTTTACAGCGAGGTATTGCCGCTGCTCAAAGCATCTTCGGCCTATTAACAGAAACACCCGAGGTGGATCGCGGGCGGCAATCTCTGGCACGTGCCCGGGGAGCAATCCGCTTTGAACACTTAACCTTTTACTATGAACCCGCCAAAGGTCCAGTGCTTGAAAACATTGACCTGGAAATCAAACCCTACCAAACCATTGCCCTAGTAGGCCATTCAGGTAGCGGTAAATCCACTTTAGTGGGCTTACTCGCTCGTTTCTACGAAACTACTGCTGGGCATATCTTCATTGATGAGATGGATATCCAAACACTTCGCCTGACTGAACTACGCCGGCAAATTGCCCTCGTCAGCCAGCAAATCATCTTATTCAATGACACCATCGCCCATAACATTGCCTATGGCAGCTACCAACAAACCAGCAAACAAGACATCATCCGCGCCGCCGAAGCCGCCCATGCCATGGAATTTATCGACCGCTTGCCCAACGGTTTAGATACGATGATTGGCGAAAAAGGGGTTTTGCTTTCCGGCGGCCAGCGGCAACGTCTCGCGATTGCCCGGGCCCTGCTCAAAGATGCTCCCATCCTCATTTTAGACGAAGCCACCGCTTCCCTAGACACCGAGGCTGAACGGCATATCCAAGCAGCCCTAGAAACCCTGATGCACCAGCGGACAACGCTGGTTATCGCCCATCGACTATCCACCGTAGAAAACGCCGATCAAATCATCGTGCTTCATCAAGGCCAGATTATAGAAAGAGGAACCCATAGCCAGCTTCTTGCCCGCGAAAGTCACTATGCTGGACTCTACCGTTTACAATTTCGCCATGGCCATGAGCACGTTCCACCCCTGAGCGCAAATGTCGGATTATAG
- a CDS encoding ExbD/TolR family protein, which yields MNIHPARHNQPEINLTPLIDVVFLLLIFFMVSTSFSRESALKVDLPEAATHSAERRNDTPLHIEIDKKDKIAINGKRLINNQPATLMTAMKAAAGNRKQPQVIISADAKTDYQSIVTAMDVVQQLGFKRLSLATARKQNNP from the coding sequence ATGAATATACACCCGGCCCGACATAACCAACCAGAAATCAATCTGACCCCGCTAATTGATGTGGTGTTCTTACTGCTTATTTTCTTTATGGTCTCAACTAGCTTTAGCCGCGAATCGGCACTAAAAGTAGATTTGCCCGAGGCGGCAACCCACTCTGCCGAGCGGCGGAACGACACACCTCTCCACATAGAAATCGATAAGAAGGATAAAATTGCTATTAATGGTAAACGCCTTATCAATAACCAACCTGCCACACTCATGACGGCTATGAAAGCGGCGGCAGGGAATCGTAAACAGCCCCAAGTTATTATCAGCGCTGATGCCAAAACCGATTACCAATCCATTGTTACTGCCATGGATGTAGTTCAGCAACTCGGCTTTAAACGTTTAAGCCTAGCCACTGCCCGAAAGCAAAACAATCCCTGA
- a CDS encoding MotA/TolQ/ExbB proton channel family protein, giving the protein MLEIIKAGGWLMLPILACSIIAIGIIIERFWFLRRQRVVPKHIASQIWQWQYRNQLDKIHIKSVRESSPLGRILAAGLVNRNRSREIMKESIEDVGRHVTLELERFLNTLGTIAAITPLLGLLGTVIGMIKVFTVITAQGVDNPAVLAGGISEALITTAAGLAVAIPSLMFYRYFHGKVMRLVVDMEEQAIKLVEVMHGDRELDPIDNPAARVSVESSLKSDVEHHEYTPGPT; this is encoded by the coding sequence GTGCTTGAAATCATTAAAGCTGGCGGCTGGTTAATGTTACCGATCCTCGCCTGCTCCATCATCGCTATTGGGATTATTATTGAACGTTTCTGGTTTTTGCGCCGGCAACGGGTCGTACCCAAGCATATCGCCAGTCAGATTTGGCAATGGCAATATCGCAATCAGCTCGATAAAATTCATATAAAATCAGTACGAGAAAGCTCTCCCCTAGGCCGAATACTAGCTGCGGGGCTGGTGAACCGAAACCGCTCCCGGGAAATTATGAAAGAGAGTATCGAAGATGTGGGCCGCCATGTCACCCTGGAACTGGAACGCTTCCTGAATACCTTGGGAACCATTGCAGCTATTACGCCGTTGCTTGGATTGCTGGGGACCGTCATTGGGATGATCAAAGTCTTTACCGTCATTACCGCCCAAGGCGTCGATAACCCGGCAGTGCTGGCAGGTGGAATCTCCGAGGCTCTCATCACGACGGCGGCAGGTCTTGCGGTCGCTATCCCCAGTCTGATGTTTTACCGCTATTTTCACGGTAAAGTTATGAGATTGGTAGTAGACATGGAAGAACAGGCCATTAAACTAGTGGAAGTCATGCATGGGGATCGGGAACTTGACCCAATTGACAATCCGGCTGCGCGAGTCTCCGTTGAATCTTCTTTGAAATCTGACGTGGAGCATCATGAATATACACCCGGCCCGACATAA
- a CDS encoding DNA internalization-related competence protein ComEC/Rec2, producing the protein MIGIPNMLLNALAFLTGIVILQQLPLLPDPTWSLLLLILIPWVLFQQRLRPLLLFVIGFLWALFRADVLLSQELPLALEGQDILLEGTVDSIPEILDHSLRFAFAPQRIIFKSQTWQGPQRIRLSWYRPPSLKLKAGDRWQLLVRLKRPRGFMNPGGFDYEGWLFRQGFRATGYVRSATANRLIESHWYHHPLDRARQYLLEHMTPLLADSPQRGLVQALTLGERGAITPQQWQVLERTGTNHLVAISGLHIGLLAGLAYFLGRRLWSLQATNTLTLPAPQAAAIGAIISALLYAALAGFSIPTQRALIMVGVVMLAVLVKRPVHPLRTLAFALILVLIWDPLSALAPGFWLSFGAVAVLMMGMTGLRPLPHAKTLGFSIVPYYLGHLWRQWGKAQWIVAIGLAPFLLYYFQRLSLIAPVTNLVAVPWMGFLVVPPLLLGALLLIPFPLLGKALINLSDYLLALLWSVLVWCAEPPAAQWEHTSPPLWLFLPAILGSLLLLAPRGLPGRWLGLLALLPLLLAPPPRPAQGALWFTLLDVGQGLAAVARTRHHALVFDAGPRYSERFNTGEGVVAPFLRSQNINTIDTLVISHGDNDHLGGVAGLLRHLPAKQILTSAPEQLPWTHPKSCIRGQQWRWDGVDFHILHPPSTVGRGNNHSCVLLITSGTQRILIAADIERSAEQTLLATNSDGLAATILVVPHHGSLTSSSPPFIAAVNPKHALFSAGYRNRWGFPKPAIMQRYLQQGAKLWSTAQHGAITFHLDQSSLGKPETFRQSNRHYWTGN; encoded by the coding sequence ATGATCGGGATCCCAAATATGCTGCTCAATGCGCTCGCCTTCCTCACAGGGATAGTTATTCTACAACAACTACCGCTGCTACCCGACCCCACATGGTCCTTACTATTATTAATCTTGATCCCATGGGTTCTCTTCCAGCAACGCTTACGGCCACTATTGCTGTTTGTCATCGGCTTCCTCTGGGCTTTATTTCGCGCTGATGTATTGCTCTCCCAAGAACTCCCCTTGGCATTAGAGGGCCAGGATATATTACTAGAAGGCACGGTAGATTCCATTCCAGAGATTCTTGATCATAGCCTACGTTTTGCCTTTGCGCCGCAGCGCATAATTTTCAAGAGCCAAACTTGGCAGGGTCCTCAACGGATACGCTTAAGTTGGTATCGTCCCCCCTCACTAAAACTCAAAGCAGGCGATCGGTGGCAACTGCTAGTTCGCCTCAAACGTCCACGAGGGTTTATGAATCCAGGCGGCTTCGATTATGAAGGCTGGCTTTTCCGCCAAGGTTTTCGGGCAACCGGTTATGTCCGCTCGGCAACGGCTAACCGCCTTATCGAATCACACTGGTATCATCATCCTCTTGATCGCGCCCGTCAATATCTGCTTGAGCACATGACTCCCCTCCTTGCCGATAGCCCCCAGCGAGGACTAGTGCAAGCACTCACCCTAGGCGAGCGCGGCGCCATTACCCCTCAGCAATGGCAAGTTCTGGAACGTACCGGAACCAATCATCTGGTGGCGATTTCAGGGCTCCACATCGGGTTACTAGCAGGACTCGCCTATTTTTTGGGACGGCGTCTCTGGTCCCTCCAGGCAACCAATACACTCACTTTGCCAGCCCCCCAGGCAGCAGCCATTGGCGCGATTATCAGCGCCCTTTTGTACGCCGCCCTGGCAGGTTTCTCCATTCCTACCCAACGAGCCCTGATTATGGTCGGCGTCGTTATGCTTGCAGTCTTAGTAAAACGCCCCGTCCATCCTCTCCGTACCCTCGCTTTTGCCCTGATACTAGTGTTGATCTGGGATCCCCTTTCCGCACTTGCCCCAGGTTTTTGGTTGTCCTTTGGCGCCGTTGCAGTCTTGATGATGGGAATGACCGGGCTGCGTCCTTTACCCCACGCTAAAACCCTAGGGTTCAGTATCGTCCCCTATTACCTTGGGCATCTTTGGCGACAATGGGGTAAAGCCCAGTGGATAGTCGCTATTGGACTAGCGCCCTTTCTTTTATACTACTTTCAGCGTCTTTCCTTAATAGCCCCTGTCACCAACCTAGTCGCCGTCCCCTGGATGGGTTTCCTGGTGGTGCCTCCCCTCCTTTTGGGCGCCCTATTACTTATTCCATTCCCGCTTTTAGGAAAGGCCCTTATTAATCTGTCCGATTACCTGCTTGCTCTGCTATGGAGCGTCCTCGTCTGGTGTGCAGAGCCGCCCGCCGCCCAATGGGAGCACACCAGCCCTCCCCTCTGGCTGTTCCTGCCAGCTATCCTTGGAAGCCTGCTGCTACTGGCTCCACGGGGATTACCCGGCCGCTGGCTGGGACTGCTTGCCCTCCTCCCCTTATTGTTAGCGCCTCCGCCTCGACCGGCTCAGGGAGCGCTATGGTTCACCCTACTGGATGTGGGGCAAGGACTTGCGGCAGTTGCCCGCACCCGCCATCACGCCTTAGTATTCGATGCCGGGCCCCGCTATAGCGAGCGGTTTAATACCGGTGAAGGCGTCGTTGCGCCCTTTCTACGTAGCCAAAATATTAATACTATCGACACGCTGGTGATCAGCCATGGCGATAATGATCATCTAGGCGGCGTGGCAGGACTTTTGCGCCATCTCCCAGCTAAACAGATTCTTACTAGCGCCCCCGAACAGCTACCTTGGACCCATCCCAAGTCCTGTATTCGTGGTCAGCAATGGCGTTGGGATGGGGTTGACTTTCACATTCTTCATCCCCCATCCACCGTAGGCCGCGGTAATAACCATTCCTGCGTACTGCTCATCACAAGCGGAACGCAACGCATCCTTATTGCCGCCGATATCGAACGTTCCGCAGAGCAAACCCTGCTCGCGACAAATAGCGACGGACTCGCCGCAACTATTTTAGTGGTCCCTCACCATGGCAGCCTGACTTCTTCAAGCCCGCCCTTTATAGCCGCGGTTAATCCCAAGCACGCCCTGTTTTCGGCAGGCTATCGCAATCGCTGGGGCTTCCCGAAACCGGCTATCATGCAACGTTATCTTCAGCAGGGTGCAAAATTATGGAGCACGGCCCAGCACGGGGCCATTACCTTTCATTTGGATCAAAGTTCTCTCGGTAAACCAGAGACCTTTAGACAATCCAACCGCCATTACTGGACCGGGAATTAA
- a CDS encoding DUF2062 domain-containing protein — protein sequence MPRRIIKRYLPQPHQLQEHKHLRHLGEWFFASDLWHLSRRSTAGAVGIGLFIAFLPLPGQMLIAAIAAAWARVNLPVAILMVWVTNPLTMGPMFFFAYKVGTWLLGSPVYGPELDFTWQHWLQTRLAATWEPFLLGCLVVGMVAGITGGLLTLGLWRLEVSRRWRNRKRRKAISQMEK from the coding sequence ATGCCGCGCCGAATTATTAAACGCTATTTACCCCAACCTCATCAGCTCCAGGAGCATAAACATTTGCGGCATCTTGGAGAATGGTTTTTTGCCTCCGATCTTTGGCATCTCAGCCGCCGTTCCACTGCGGGGGCAGTAGGTATTGGGTTGTTTATCGCTTTTCTACCGCTGCCTGGCCAGATGTTGATAGCGGCGATAGCTGCTGCGTGGGCTCGGGTGAATCTGCCCGTTGCTATTTTGATGGTTTGGGTGACCAACCCTTTAACCATGGGACCGATGTTCTTTTTTGCCTATAAGGTTGGGACATGGCTGCTAGGAAGCCCCGTCTATGGACCGGAGCTGGATTTCACTTGGCAGCATTGGCTGCAGACCCGGCTGGCGGCTACTTGGGAACCGTTTTTATTGGGTTGTCTTGTGGTAGGTATGGTAGCAGGCATTACTGGCGGGCTGCTCACGCTGGGTTTATGGCGGTTGGAAGTGTCGCGGCGCTGGCGGAATCGTAAACGGCGGAAAGCGATATCGCAAATGGAGAAATAG